A segment of the Trifolium pratense cultivar HEN17-A07 linkage group LG7, ARS_RC_1.1, whole genome shotgun sequence genome:
ATATAACAACTTCCATGACTCTTCTTGCTCCACCAAACCACAAGATACACTAACCATAATCGATTTTCTCAGTCATCTAAAAAGCCACAAAATCACTTATTTTTCAACAATCATTAAAACTCAAGATGAATTCAACAGTAAGCAGAGCATGGGCAGCTGCAGCTAGTGTTGGAGTTGTGGAAGCATTGAAGGATCAAGGAATATGTAGATGGAATCATACACTAAAATCAGTTCAtaatcatttgaaaaataatgtcAGATCATTTTCTCAAGCAAAGaaattttcatcatcatcttcttctgcCATGGTTTCTAATTCAAGCAAACAAAAAGAGAATGCAAAGCAATCAGAGGAATCTTTAAGGACAGTCATGTACTTAAGTTGTTGGGGTCCTAATTAACAACAATGAAGGGTTCAGATCAGGGTAGCTCTAAGTTAGATTAAGgtgtaattattaatattaattatatgctTGGAGAAGTGCTATGTTCTGTATCTTTCTCTTATATTGTATTGTGAAACATTGAAAGAGATTGATGTAAAAATTGTTTGTGCAATATTGAGTTGTGTTCTTACGATTTCGGATTGAGTTATCcttacattattttttatgatttttttaaaaaattgagtgTAATTTTCTAAATGATAGCCCAACATATTCTTTCTAAAAAACTGACCAaacctaattatttttattcctAAAATATAGTGTTAATTTCACTATTATTTTAGCTTTGTACACTATATATAAACATAGAAAGCATGAAGTAATAGCCCCCAAGAAAATTGTCATTGCCATATTTATATACATTCAGGAGATCTAGGTATTAAAGAATATGAATAACATTCTTGTCTCCAGTTGGTTTAATCTTCATTCTTCAGTGTCTTTATCTTATGTTCAACCTCCAGAAAGTAGACCCGACACAATTTCTGTACTTTCCGGCAAGACGATTCCTGTGGTGGATCTTTGGGGATATGTTTATACCGAAACATTATTGCACATTTTAAAAGCTTCCATGGAGTATGGATTTTTGCAGGTATGTactattggatttttttttcgtATATAATATTGTATTATAACGTTGTTTAATTCTAATTCAAAATGTTGAGTTAGATTCAACCTAAAGTTTTGCGAGTCTCTAAAATGATACATCACAATTTTGCCGTCATATTTATCTCAAATTTTTGAGCAAATGATACGGTGAAATTTCTTCAACTCTTCATTTGAAGTTGGTTATAAGAGTTATTCTCACTATGAtgttgggtttgagtttgtgtGTGTTTAATCAATTATTATGGATTTATACTATAGGTGATTAACCATGGAGTTTCAAAGGAGTTGATGGATGAtacaatgaatattttcaaggaATTTCATGTCATGCCTGAAGTAGAAAAGATAAGTGAAAGTTCAAAGGATCCAAATGGAAGTTGTAAGCTATATACAAGTCGTGAGATTAATAACAAAGATTGCATTCAATATTGGAGAGAGACATTAAGACATTTTTGTCCACCTTCAGGTGAATTTATGGAGTTTTGGCCACAAAAGCCTACATGATACcggtaattaaaataaacaaactcCTTAAGGTCTTGTTcagttttttattaaataaatgaaaaataaaaactttgatAACAATcatgatcatatatataattattttcaatttgattGAGATAGTGATTGAGATAGGTCTTGGTCGTATtctttgaataattattttttaaagttgatTGTGAAAGTTACAGCTCACAAAACATCACATTCTTAGTAACATAATGTTACCCGAAAAGTTTgctaaaatttcaatccaacggtagattttgtaaaatttgtattcgttaaagcgttattgagcggtgtaacatttgagtaatgttacacctgtgtaatttgatctctcccctaCTTGCtaagtttgaaattttaataaaatactgtgtattcatttttatttgtttattattaacaaaatatctcGTCCGCTATTTAGGTAGCGCATATCCTCAAAAACACCATAccagatttattttttataacgtTAAGTAGCGattgatatttttcaaaaatgtcTAATTTTATAACATCTACCGCTTAAGTAGCGAAAGGATAAAACTGAAAACGCATAGGTAGAATTGGTAGGCGGCAAAAAAAACTCACGATAAATGTTAATTTGCTAGCTTGGTATGCCAACTGGCCACTGTCTTCAATATTAATCATTAGacgaatgaaaaatatataaatatagaatatattttttatttgagctTTTTTATACTACTATAAGATAAGATTCAATAAGAATTGGAAAAAACTGATATATCTTGGCACACAAAAACCATAGAAAACCACTAGCAGTAGCTTTCAGCCCCTGGTTTGTTTTCTATTCCTTGGGCGTTTCAAGCTTCCTATATATAACAACCTCCTTCACTCTTCTTTCTCCACCAAAACACAAGATACACTTACCAGTAATCAATTTTCTCTGTCATCTAAATAGCCACAAAATCTCTTATTACATTCAAGAATCATTACTTAATACACAAGATGAGTTCAACAGTAAGCAGAGCATGGACAGCTGCAGCAAGTGTTGGAGTTGTGGAAGCATTGAAGGATCAAGGAATATGCAGATGGAATCATACACTAAAATCAGTTCATAATCATTTGAAAAACAATGTCAGATCTTTTTCTCAAGCAAAGAagctttcatcatcatcatcctcttcTACTATTGTTTCTAATTCTATCAGACAAAAAGAGAATGCAAAGCAATCAGAAGAATCTTTGAGGACTGTCATGTACTTGAGTTGTTGGGGTCCTAATTAAGGGTAGCTCTAAGTTAGATTAAGGTGTAAATTAAGTATTTGGTTATATACTTGGAGAGGTTTTAGGTGTTGTATCTTTGTATCTTTCACTTCTTAGAAAGTTTGAAATTACTTCATGTGTTGTGCAATATTGAAAGAGATTGATGTAAATTATGATGAATTAATGAAGATAGCAACATTGAATTTTTCTCCAAATTATGTGTGCAAGATCAATCTAACTAtgttaacataaaaaataaactagttATACCAAAACATGAGTACAAGAAATTTTTAGCAGACATAACTTCTTGATCAAGCATATAGCAAAGAAGTCACTACTAATATCTGCCACTAAATCCATCATCATCCACATAGTTGGATTTATACTCAGAATTGCATTATTGAAGATGTTTAATATTTGATGGCTTCTCCAAAGTAATTGCACTAcaaagtgatttatgtttttcaatggggcaaaatattaaaaatttgtaaGGTACAATACCAATCATCTATTACAATATAAGAAAATTGATTACTATGGTAAaatcaattttgcccttgtttCAGAAATTGCCACCTGTCCATTTCAAGGGTATTTGCAGTCCAAAATTTTTGTAATGGAACTAGATGAGAGGCTAACCGAGCCACATGACTGGCTAACTAAGCCAAATTAATATGTTGTGAGACAAAATGCAACTTTATTGCAAGCCATGGTTCCATTTGAAGTCTACCAATTGGTTTTCAATTGTTTACTTTATGTCACATCACAACTTTtcctttcaaaattcaaattcaaatccaaaACATTTTCCCACTCTTTGTAACTTTCATTTCATTATTATATACCcatttgaaatttatatcaCTTCCTCTCatcttctttctttgttcttatTCTTTCTCCTCatttttaactatattttttctaACTTGATTATGTTGTATTTTGCAGAAATGATATTTTTCTCTATCTAACAAACAAAAAGATGAAAAACTTCATGCTACACAAAAGATTAaggtatgaaaaaaaaaaacttccacATTTAGCTTTTATGCAATTTCTTCATAAATAATATCATGTCACTTTATCatctaactttttttgtttctccatttttttatcTTCATCTCTTCagcaactacaaaaaaaaaagaacatgaGTAAGTTAATAATGAtgaattttattcatatatatatatcacttcTACTAATTATAAAACTTACTATTATTTTCAAGGTCacaattattttgtataaatttgttaaaaaaaaaaatgcttgatgttatttttttaaaaaaaatttcttgcTATTTCTCACTTTTAACAAAATTGATGAAgaaaattagataaaataaCAAATCCGAAACTGGAAATTATTAGAAGATAAAAAATAGAAcagtttgattattttaaaagttttaattaGTAGGAACTTAAAAAAAGAACAAGAATATAAGAGTGAAGATAAAACAACAAAGAGATGCCACAATGTACTAACAATTTATGTGTTTCTTTTCAGAATGCATACCAAGAAAGAAA
Coding sequences within it:
- the LOC123898241 gene encoding uncharacterized protein LOC123898241, with amino-acid sequence MNSTVSRAWAAAASVGVVEALKDQGICRWNHTLKSVHNHLKNNVRSFSQAKKFSSSSSSAMVSNSSKQKENAKQSEESLRTVMYLSCWGPN
- the LOC123896552 gene encoding protein DOWNY MILDEW RESISTANCE 6-like translates to MNNILVSSWFNLHSSVSLSYVQPPESRPDTISVLSGKTIPVVDLWGYVYTETLLHILKASMEYGFLQVINHGVSKELMDDTMNIFKEFHVMPEVEKISESSKDPNGSCKLYTSREINNKDCIQYWRETLRHFCPPSGEFMEFWPQKPT
- the LOC123899142 gene encoding uncharacterized protein LOC123899142, whose amino-acid sequence is MSSTVSRAWTAAASVGVVEALKDQGICRWNHTLKSVHNHLKNNVRSFSQAKKLSSSSSSSTIVSNSIRQKENAKQSEESLRTVMYLSCWGPN